In Alphaproteobacteria bacterium, the following are encoded in one genomic region:
- a CDS encoding DNA-directed RNA polymerase subunit beta: MAKSFTGRKRIRKSFGRISEVAPMPNLIEVQKNSYDQFLQKDGTAEKRTSVGLQEVFRSVFPIRDFSERAQLEFLKYELEDPKYDVEECQQRGMTFAAPLKVTLRLVVWDVDDETGSRSIRDIKEQDVYMGDMPLMTTNGTFIINGTERVIVSQMHRSPGVFFDHDKGKTHSSGKYLFAARVIPYRGSWLDFEFDAKDLVYVRIDRRRKLPVTTLFMGLDSRATAELRKQREAEGKSIEPHEHTGMSAEEILSYFYAKVAFKRMKDGWQMPFDPQRMRGIKLNSDLIDAKSGKVVAEAGAKMTARLGRKIAEDGTKDVLVPAEELFGRYVAEDVIDEKSGLVLVDAGAEITTDTLKILEQYGINAISTLAIDHINVGPYIRNTLAIDKNSTREEALIDIYRVMRPGEPPTLETAEALFKGLFFDGERYDLSAVGRVKMNSRLEQKTEDTIRTLRKEDIIAILKVLVGLKDGRGEIDDIDNLG; this comes from the coding sequence ATGGCGAAGTCGTTCACGGGACGCAAGCGGATCCGTAAAAGCTTTGGCCGGATTTCCGAAGTGGCGCCGATGCCGAACCTGATCGAGGTGCAGAAGAATTCCTACGATCAGTTCTTGCAGAAGGATGGCACGGCGGAGAAGCGCACCAGCGTTGGCCTGCAGGAGGTCTTCCGCTCGGTCTTCCCGATCCGGGACTTTTCGGAACGCGCCCAGCTCGAGTTCCTCAAGTACGAGCTCGAGGACCCGAAGTACGACGTCGAAGAATGCCAGCAGCGCGGCATGACGTTTGCGGCCCCGCTCAAGGTAACGCTTCGCCTTGTCGTCTGGGACGTCGACGACGAGACCGGCTCGCGCTCGATCCGGGACATCAAGGAGCAGGACGTCTATATGGGCGATATGCCGCTCATGACGACGAACGGCACTTTTATCATCAACGGCACCGAGCGCGTCATCGTCTCGCAAATGCACCGCTCGCCGGGCGTGTTCTTCGATCACGACAAGGGCAAGACTCACTCATCGGGCAAGTATCTGTTCGCGGCACGGGTCATCCCCTATCGCGGCTCCTGGCTCGATTTCGAGTTCGATGCCAAGGATCTTGTCTACGTCCGCATTGACCGGCGCAGGAAGCTCCCCGTGACGACCCTGTTCATGGGCCTCGATAGTCGAGCCACCGCGGAGCTGCGCAAGCAGCGCGAGGCGGAGGGCAAGAGCATCGAGCCGCACGAGCACACCGGCATGTCGGCGGAGGAGATTCTTTCCTATTTCTACGCAAAGGTCGCCTTCAAGCGCATGAAGGATGGCTGGCAAATGCCGTTCGATCCACAGCGCATGCGCGGCATCAAGCTCAACTCTGACTTGATCGACGCCAAGAGCGGTAAGGTTGTAGCCGAAGCCGGCGCCAAGATGACCGCACGCCTCGGGCGCAAGATCGCCGAGGACGGCACCAAGGACGTTCTCGTGCCGGCCGAGGAACTCTTCGGCCGTTACGTCGCCGAAGACGTCATCGATGAAAAAAGCGGACTCGTCCTTGTCGACGCAGGTGCTGAGATCACCACCGATACGCTCAAAATCCTCGAGCAGTATGGCATCAACGCGATCTCGACGCTTGCGATCGATCACATCAACGTCGGACCCTATATCCGCAACACGCTGGCGATCGACAAGAATTCGACGCGCGAGGAAGCGCTCATCGACATCTATCGCGTGATGCGTCCGGGCGAGCCGCCGACGCTCGAAACCGCGGAAGCGCTGTTCAAGGGTCTGTTCTTCGACGGCGAGCGTTACGACCTCTCCGCGGTGGGCCGCGTCAAGATGAACTCGCGCCTCGAGCAAAAGACCGAGGACACGATCCGCACCTTGCGCAAGGAAGACATCATCGCGATCCTCAAAGTGCTCGTCGGGTTGAAGGACGGTCGCGGCGAGATCGACGACATCGACAATCTCGG
- the rplL gene encoding 50S ribosomal protein L7/L12, whose amino-acid sequence MANLDSLIEELSKLTVIEAAELAKKLEEKWGVTAAAPVAVAAVGGAGAGAGAAAAVEEKTEFTVVLAAAGDKKINVIKEVRAITGLGLKEAKDLVEGAPKTVKEGVSKDEAAKLKKVLEDQGAKVEVK is encoded by the coding sequence ATGGCAAATCTCGATAGTCTGATTGAGGAGCTTTCGAAGCTCACCGTCATCGAGGCGGCGGAGCTTGCAAAAAAGCTCGAGGAGAAGTGGGGTGTCACCGCCGCAGCACCGGTTGCGGTCGCGGCGGTCGGTGGTGCGGGTGCGGGCGCTGGTGCCGCGGCCGCCGTCGAGGAAAAGACGGAATTCACCGTCGTTCTTGCCGCCGCAGGCGACAAGAAAATCAACGTCATCAAGGAAGTTCGCGCAATCACCGGCCTTGGCCTCAAGGAAGCGAAGGATCTCGTCGAGGGCGCTCCCAAGACCGTCAAGGAAGGCGTGTCCAAGGACGAAGCCGCGAAGCTCAAGAAGGTCCTCGAGGATCAGGGTGCGAAGGTCGAGGTTAAGTAA
- the rplJ gene encoding 50S ribosomal protein L10 — protein MQRTEKEDLVASLNRAFQEAAAVVVTRQSGLTVAEIGDLRRKVRAAGGRFKVAKNRLARRALSGTRYEGLAELFKGPTAIAFSSDPVSVAKVAVDFSKLNEKLVITGGALGAQVLDSNGVKALASLPSLDALRGKIVGLLKAPATKIAGVVQAPAAQLARVLQAFAQKGEAA, from the coding sequence GTGCAACGTACCGAGAAGGAAGATCTGGTCGCCTCGCTCAACCGCGCCTTCCAAGAGGCCGCTGCGGTGGTCGTTACTCGCCAAAGCGGTCTGACGGTCGCCGAGATCGGCGATCTTCGACGGAAGGTTCGGGCGGCGGGAGGCCGCTTCAAAGTGGCGAAGAACCGTCTTGCGCGCCGTGCCTTGTCGGGGACCAGGTACGAGGGATTAGCAGAGCTGTTCAAAGGACCGACCGCGATCGCATTTTCGAGCGATCCCGTCTCGGTCGCGAAGGTGGCCGTCGACTTCTCGAAGCTGAACGAGAAGCTCGTCATCACCGGAGGAGCCCTCGGCGCCCAGGTCCTGGATTCGAATGGTGTGAAGGCCCTTGCCTCGCTGCCGTCTCTCGACGCGCTGCGCGGCAAGATCGTCGGTCTCTTGAAGGCGCCGGCAACCAAGATCGCCGGTGTCGTACAAGCGCCCGCCGCGCAGCTCGCTCGCGTGCTGCAGGCGTTCGCCCAAAAAGGCGAGGCCGCGTAG